The Sesamum indicum cultivar Zhongzhi No. 13 linkage group LG6, S_indicum_v1.0, whole genome shotgun sequence genomic interval ACCAGAGCCGAACCATCCCAGGCAGAACATAGTTGACCAATTATAGGAAGACCGTGAAAGCTATACTTGAAAATTGTGTAAAAACAACAGCATACAAGGCTCCAAATTAAGGGGATCTGCTATAccataaattgtaaaaagttCATATTCTCTAATTCACTGCAGTAAAATAAAACCTACAGCAACTTGTAACAAATCAGAATGCAAAACACCACAACTAAAGCAAAATAGAGTACATTTTAGTGGTGTAGTTCTTATCACTGTCTGGGCTTCCTCTCAAGCAGCCTCCTGAGTCCTTCTCTTCAAAGCATATTACCATGTTTTCTTGCaagagaaaaacatataagaCCCTCAATCATTTGATTAAGTAACACAGAGAAATAGAATGGTATAACTGAAAGATCTCCTTACCAGGTTTAATATCCCTATGAGTGATGTTACGATCGTGGCAGGATTTAAGCGCCTTCAACTAAGCAAAAAGTAATAAAGTATATCATGAGGTTATTTGATGAAACATACTTGTCCTGTTTTACACCTATTTACCAATTCAAAATATCTAATCCCGGCCAAGGGGGACCTGGGAGGTGGGGTACTCATGACCAATTTGCTTTGAGACAGGTTTCAAGGGATTATCAAGAAATGCTCAAGTTGGTTCCCACAAATTAAGCAAGAAATATTAGCATACCAACTGCCATATTATATTACGAAACTCCTGTTGCCCTGCTTCTGTAGTCCTCAACCAGTGCCACCATCTTGATGGACGTAATATCTGAACACGCTTCCCATGctcacttttttctttgtcagCATCAGTTACAACTTCTTCAGCAGTGTACAAAAGTTTTGACAAGGAAACACCTTCATGACGAAATACAAGCCATATCTCATTAGATCGTGACTCAAAGGACTCAACGTATCTGGCAATATGATTCAATCCTTCTTCATAGGCTGCTCCATGCAGTCCTTTTTCCCTAAAAATCACATCCTCAAGACTCAAGGATTCCTCAAATGATTCATTTACATTTGTGAAGCCATACACATTGCATTGTGATATTTTCGAGACACAATCTGGTTCTGCAGGAGATGATGAACCTTGTAGAGAACTTGAGGCATTCAAAAAAACTTCACCAAAATATTTCTCACGTAACCCACTCAAGTAGGCAGAAATTCCCCTTTCCACCTGTTCATGGAAACCACTGGATATATTAAATCAAGCACTTGATGATTACAATAACTGACAAAAGCTTCCATTTCAAAAGACCACATAACCGGTATAGTATGATAATTGATAGATAACAGATGATATACCAGTAACATAGCTAGTGAAAATCAACAATACTTGCAAGCTTCTAATGAAAATGACATTCTCCAGcagaacatgaaaagaaaagtacAAAACCATATTACTATGACACAAAGATGAGACAAGTTTCTGAAGCAACTTATCAGATTACTGTCAATATCCCCTATATTAACAAGAATATAACGATATAAAAGTTAGAATGTTTGGAAATTTTGCAATAACAATGTATAATGACTCGATTACAAAGATTGTAATATAAACATCTCAGCAAAACTGCAGTTAATTGTTTCTTGACTCCTGGCACTTGGATACAATCTCTCAGTTTTATATGTAAGCCAAGAAAACCCAAGGCTGGTCTTGAAATTAGGAGAACCTCAGCGTCCACACGACTCTTAAGCAGGCATTTTCTCATAAAATGTTAAACATCAGTTCTATCACGTAAAgccaaatgaaaaataagtaaGATGATCAAATAAGGACTTCAGTGAAGCTCTAAGATGCCTATATCACTTTTATAGTGAAAATTGGAGATAAAACAGCAGCTTTTAACTTAGTTTTTAATTCTACGCAGATTGATAAAAGACATGTATTGCAATATAAGTTTcatctccattttcttttctattattaCCTAGTTGTCATGTTATTTTGTAGTTTAGGTTCACTAGAGCTTCAGGGTCTAAAACTTAGGTTATTGTGGAGATAAAATGGCAGTTTTTAACTTAGTTTCTAATTCTATGCAGATAATAAAAGACAGGTACTGCAATATAAGCTTCAtcaccatttttcttttctattattattgcCTTGATGTCATGTTAGTGTAGTTTAGGTTCACTAGAGCTTCAGGGTTTAAAACTTAGGTTATTGTGGAGATAAAATGGCAGTTTTTAACTTAGTCCTATCTTAACTTGTTTATGTTCAGCAGTAATTCATTTCTGAAGGCAGAATTCTGTTAGTATTGTGGTGCCACAGCAGCAAATTACAATTCTACTGTTTTTGCAACAAACAGCAGCGGATGACACTAACCCTTTTTTCCAACACAGGTTGTCTGCTGTCTCTGAGATGTAAAAGGTTATGACTTACACATGGTTGTTGTCTTCCTAATGTGCGGCAAGTGGcattttacccaaaaaagaaaaggtttgCATAACATAGTGCCTATACATCCATGGAAACATTACAATTGAACATGTAAAAATGCAATGAAAACATATCATTTCAATATTTACCATTATCCGCTTCAAAATGAACATATTGTCATCAGAATCAGCATTGCAATCTCCAGCAGACGCATTTCCAGCTGTATTTTCACCATATGCCCTCAAATGCTCATTTCTGTacgaaatatttttctgtacaTGCCTGCTTTTGAGATCTTTCCCAACTTGAGAACAATTCCAATTGAAAGCAAGCCAAACTTCTCCAAATGCTCCACGGTCAAACTTCTTCTTCAATATGTACCTAGATCGGGCATTTTAATTAAGAAGATTCCAGGTACAAGTCAGATCAATGTGTGATTGAATTGACAACATACGTCTAAATCATGAAGTGAGACTTATGTCAAAGCACCATCCAGTGAAACAACCTCCAACATGACTTTGTCGAACAACTAACTGAATAGACATTGTTACTTTCAGGAACCAACTAGTATGTTATCTATACATGTGAGTTCCTGCCTAAAAACAACTTATTTAACCAGAAAGAATTATATTGGTACACCAAGACATAATCCATAACTCAAGAACATTTAGAGTTATGAGAAAAAGATGACCCAAGCACCAGCAAATATTCCCAAGTTGAAAGCAGATACTTATAGTAGAAAGATGTATTAAAGGCTTATGTTACTCTTCACAGTGCAGAacatttcttaaaagaatattttaagtCAAATCATTTCAAACAACTGAATCCTATGCCTTCAGCTCCCAGAATAAGGCAATGCCAATACTTCTTGAGTAACTAGATTATTATATCAAGAATATCTTAACTATTTACTCATTTAGCATCATTATTAGCAACTAGTTACATAATTCCGTACAGTCTTCCACTATTAGGGTAAACAGAGAGGCAACAGAACCAAATTTCACTAGGAAGCTAATATACCTTGTGTCTGATGTCACATGCTCATTTTGACCAGTATTATGGAAAGGAATTGATTCCAGCAAACCAAGGAATCTTGCAAAGGCATCAGAATTCATGCACTGATCTTTATCCTCATCAATATGCATTCCAAAATGCACACATATATGTTGATCATTGTACAAATCTAATTGTCCACCTGCATAAAAAATAGGAGTTCGATTATAGAGAGGCAAACACAGAGCTAATAaccattctttttcttgggtgATGTAATTTTATGCAGAGGCAGTGCCTTTTTTAGTGCAAATGGGCTAATTGCGTTTTGTGAAGATAACAATTCAACTTACTCCAGAGAAACTGATCAGTGCCAGTTAAAGCAGGTGACTGATCAGACACAAATCCCTGGTCTTCTTTGTGGACCCAAAATGTGTAATCATCATTCACATCAAGGTTCTCAGATAAATAAAAGCAGCCAAAGTTGTGCTTTCCTTCAACCTGCAGCAAGACAAAAGTCCAATCGCATAAACCAACCAACCATTGATCATTTTGATGTTCACATACGCACCACATGAATAAGGTTCATTAAGAGTCTCATGCAATACCAAAAACATCAATTCTTGTTTTACAAGCACAGTTGGAATCCGAACAAGGTACATTAGAAATCTCAAAGCAATCAAACTAGTTCATTTGCACTGGACGGACAGGCTTGATGATCAGTTGACAGTGAAAGTCAAACAGAAATCAGCAGGGGTGCCAGATGGTCTCTCTATATGTATCATACAGTTGAAGATTCTTTACCAAGCTTGTTACTCTAAGTATCATTTTTGGAATAGAatgataaaacttatataGAAATGGACTCTAAGTAAACTCGATCCACAAATAAACAAACTAAAAAACGACCTTTGTTTTTCACCATGACCAATGAACTGAATCTTGTACCTTCCCAACTACATAAGAccattttaattgaaataataattatacaaattttgaaaacaatgaaaaacTGCTTCTGTTTCACTAAAaccaaatttattacaatgcCAATACAAAAGTACAAgttgaaatgagaaaaatctTTAGCTATCACATGTATGAGACTTTAATAAACAGGGAGAACAAAAAGCAATGCAATTCAAGAACCATAAAGGTTTCGTAAAAGGAAATTTTCCGTGATAAGCGCTGCAATTACAGGACAAGAATATGCATAAGCATATTTAAGTGTCATACATGCTGGAACTTCTCGACTCTATTGCTCAAGATGAACCCTTTGGCAAAATTCCGAACCGCACAATTCCATTGTGGGCTCAACTAATTGAGCCTGATTATAACCCTCTAATGAGTCATTATAGTGCTAAACGAGAACCTTTATGACATGTCTAGGCTGACGGTAAACCATAAATTTTCCATACTTGTTCCTACTGCACCGCCATACATCTTTCATATCATCTTGACTTGTTTAAGAAAGTGCACATAATTCATTTGGCCCCAGAAGGAATCCACTCATAAGtcaatgaagaaaaaagttcATTAACTAAATTTACACTGTTATCTACTAACAAATGGCATCTGAAGAAAGCATCCTACTGTTGGAGATGGGAGAGTTGAGGCTAGAAGCAGAAAGCAAAACATTATACATCCATTATACACAAGAACAGGGTTCATACTGTAGTCTAAGTTCATAACTGGGAAGAGTGGCCCAAACACTTTCTATTGCCAATACTTGATCCAAACTATACAAAATTCAGTTCATAGAACTGAACCTCTTTTTATGGAAACATTAATATCAAACTTGCGTACAAAAGTGGATGATGGAGCTTAAATGCATGTCCTGGAATAAAACAGAAAGGCGGCCAGAAACAAAAAGCACAAAATAAGATGGATATAGAAAAACTGAGTTTCTTTCTCAGCCTTACCAATAATCTATCAAACTTGGCAACATCTGGATGAGGCTGCAGTTCCATGAGTACTGGAGTGTTGTCATCAGCTAGGGAAATGATCGCACAAGTAAGAATTCAAGCAATAGAGACTTGAGATAGACTATAGATCCAAACAGGAAATGAGCAGGTGAGACTACAGGTGCCTGATTGGCCTCGAAATATTCCCACTATTTCCTAGCACCAACATCAGGTCCACCAAGTAAGAATTCAAGCAATAGAGAGTAGAGAGTAGACTATAGATCCAAACATGAAAATGAGCCTGTGAAACCACAGGTACAAGATCGgccttgaaatattttgagcACCAATTCTAGGTCCACCACAGTTACTAGGACTGCCTATTAAGAAAGCACTTGGCTAATTTGACTACAAATTGAGGAGAAATAATCTATTCTCACCACTATTCCCACTATTTCCTAGCACCAACATCAGGTCCACCAAGTAAGAATTCAAGCAATAGAGAGTAGAGAGTAGACTATAGATCCAAACATGAAAATGAGCCTGTGAAACCACAGGTACAAGATCGgccttgaaatattttgagcACCAATTCTAGGTCCACCACAGTTACTAGGACTGCCTATTAAGAAAGCACTTGGCTAATTTGACTACAAAATTGAGGAGAAATAATCTATTCTCAATGAGAAATCTCCATGGTCAGGTTCTAGGAATTATTCTCCTCTGTAAGATTTCTTACTGGTATGTCAAGAGGTCCGCATTTCCTTACTTTTTGTGTTAGGTCGAACTTCAAGCATATCCATGGGATTGTCTGTCTTCAATGTAAATATGGCAGTTAGATTTATTAACTCCACCCaccacccacacacccaccaCCACGCCAACCAAAAAAGTAAAACCTTTCCCATAACCACGTAAGATTGTGTGCCAAACCACACCAACTCCCCACACCTCCAGAATAGGTATATGCAGTCTTCTATTTCCCATTCTAGTTTCTCcagaaaaattagaagagcTTGGAcaaagaaaggagaaaaaacCTCTGCAATGGAAAAACTAGATAATTTGTGCATATGACTGTAATATTTTAAGCAACAGGTCAAGCGACAAAatcctttcttcttttgtcaCAAAATAGTTCAATTTAACTTCTTCAAGAGATTAATGCCGAAACATACAATTTTCCATCTGTTAtggaaaaataacatatttcaGTTATTGTCACCAAACTCGAACCAATTTATGATTCTCAGTAAGGCGAACAAATAGAGCTACAAACAGCCAGAAATACAATCAAGTAATGAAAAATCAGATGGAGTTAAGAGGACCAAACTCCACCTATGTTGACTTCCCAAGAGACTGCTTGTTTACATGGGGGACAGAATATATCTATTCCAAAATGCTTCAGTTGTTCTAGAACTATGTAAACAAAATACGTGTTTTAGTGGCcctacatttatttttcataaactGATCAGTGAGGTGCTAGTTATCTGTTATACGTGGAAGAATGAGATGCATGAAAGGGAACAGTCAACTACCTATCCAGCGTTAGTTTTAGATCACTTTCATGTCAACTTGTTCACTGCAACTACCTTCCTACTTCTCGAATTTCTGAACAAAACCAGTTCTTGCACAAGTGAAATTTTTAAAGCCAAACTAGGAGCTAGGACCAGCCAAGTCTTTTGCTCAAGTTCAGATATTTTCTATATCGACACTATGTCAAATGCTACATAAGCTTCCAACAGAATCTTGATACTGGAAACTCATTTTCTTATGTAAAGAAAGTCAGCATTGTTTATATTCCCCTGGAAGGAAAAAAACGATATGATGAATTTCATTCTGCGTAATGTATAACTTAATAATTCACAATGCAATCGAACACTTCTAAACTATGTCTTTAACAAAGCACCTGGTAATAGGTATTGAAGGTTTACGAGTATAGCTTTCACAAATTCGGAGTATATGGAATAATGGAGCAACAACAGCTTGCCTTTTGGATATTTTACAATCTAGAGCAGACTGCAAATAAGAAGATGTAAACGCTATTCTCTGAAATTGTCAATATAACGGAATATTCCTAAGTAATTGTGTACTCTTATCACATGACAAACCAAAATTGCttcaagatataaaaaaaagagatcaCCTGAATTCTCATCGATCTGCCTTTGACCTCCTACTGCTGAGTAATCAACTTTCCTGGCTGTATAACTCCTATCCTTTAGAAAAGGTTCCAAAGAACCTGATGCTTTCACTGGAATCAATACAGCTGCTAAGTTATCCATACTACCTCGCTCAAACGCAGTATTAACTATGCAATCAGCTAATGAGTATGAACATGAAGAATTGAGCTCTGGTGGTCTAGTAAAATGAGACAGGGGTTCCCACAACATATCGCAAATATCCTGGGGTCTAAGCTTTTCAAAAACACCATCAGATGCAGCAATCACATAGCTGTCATTGGCGGTCAACGGTTGCCACTCTGTTACCTCAGGTACCGAGATTACGCCAAAACTGTCAGCATCGAGAACAGATCAAGATGTCCAGTTTCCAGTTCttttatttgcatttataAACAACAATCATGAAGGGAAAGTGCAAAAGTTATTCTTAGAACGAGGTGGTTTTGCAAGAATAGCCATCACATATGTCATTCATTTTAAGTTATCTGTTGTAagggggaaaagaaaagagaaatgagTATCTTCTTGACATAAATAATTCTTACCTTTTAAAATGTATGTCTCCAATTGCTCTTGATACAGCCAATTGCCCGTTAACTCGAGCCACACCAGCCCACTCCGAAATATGGCCTCCAGCAGATTCGACCCGGGATTTCTCATCATCTCTATCAGGATGGTGATCATTTGTCAGTTCCTTAGCAATCAAAAATGTCCATCCATTAGATGCCATTGATTTTAATTGGCGGTACTCTTTTACGGATGTAGAAATGCCGCTACTTCTCCTCTCTCTGACTACCCTTAATACAGTTGCTGCAATTTGGAAGACCAAGtaccaataattatataaccaTCCTAGATACAAGATGAACAACCTATTCTGTGACAAAGAAAcccttattataatagtatGCTAATTATTATCAGAATAAACTAGTAAACTGATTCTTATGGGTACGGAAGATGGCCTGACCTTTAGCCTCAGATGGAGACTGATATACTTCAGAGCACAAAATTGCTTTCGAGTCACCTACATTAGCAACTAGAATCTGAGTATCTGCTACAAGCACAACTGTTGCGGTAGTGCCGGAGTTGAGGTTAAATCTAGTTGCATCCttcataaatcaaatatagCACAAGCAAATATGAGAAATTAGTATATTATCTTCAGgtacataaataaaaagttacaaaagaaaataactgACCTTAGAAAATGCTGCATCAATATCACGGATTGCCCTTAACAATGCTTCCCTCAGTAGTTCAAAGGGGAATGATCCATCTAAAATAGCTGACAATGTGACCTTGAACCTACATAAAAGTTTTACTCATTTCACAATGGACAGAAAATAAGATAACTGGAAACCAAAACCTGATATAAATGATGACAATTAGCATGAATTTGACCCATCAGATTGGACTACATGTTAAAGAAAATTCACCAAATCAAGTTCAACATATGGCATAGGCATaatgaaaaatcttgaaaatgtcCAGAATTTAAACCATCAACATTCTTGGGCACAAAGAACTTAAGAGGATACACTTCACCATTTTAGAGAAACAGATAATTTCACTGATGATATTAATACAAAgcatttttaatgaatttcacTTTAAGGAACTGTCAGCTATTTTATACTTCAACTAAAACCTCCAAGTTTAGCGTTACTCTTTATGAAAGAAGGTCCCCACCCTGTTGTGCACTGATTCGTCTAAGCAAGCAAcatatttccaattttttcaaaatgcgATTAAAAGAGAAA includes:
- the LOC105163310 gene encoding uncharacterized protein LOC105163310 isoform X1 translates to MKFGVFDLLIILIGLAFCADNPVAGESLTCLTVYKEGGAPAVFQSPRCPRWTLSSFKSQPNRQPGACQSAMLQGRRKSQEDRIHCVLDLRIPFPGPQGVKEVKVGIMAIFDGHNGSEASEMASELLVEYFVLHTYFLLDSTYSILSRKFIRRLPNKGDDGPGFQKIDWNDDLDRPIWDFGRFKVTLSAILDGSFPFELLREALLRAIRDIDAAFSKDATRFNLNSGTTATVVLVADTQILVANVGDSKAILCSEVYQSPSEAKATVLRVVRERRSSGISTSVKEYRQLKSMASNGWTFLIAKELTNDHHPDRDDEKSRVESAGGHISEWAGVARVNGQLAVSRAIGDIHFKSFGVISVPEVTEWQPLTANDSYVIAASDGVFEKLRPQDICDMLWEPLSHFTRPPELNSSCSYSLADCIVNTAFERGSMDNLAAVLIPVKASGSLEPFLKDRSYTARKVDYSAVGGQRQIDENSADDNTPVLMELQPHPDVAKFDRLLVEGKHNFGCFYLSENLDVNDDYTFWVHKEDQGFVSDQSPALTGTDQFLWSGQLDLYNDQHICVHFGMHIDEDKDQCMNSDAFARFLGLLESIPFHNTGQNEHVTSDTRYILKKKFDRGAFGEVWLAFNWNCSQVGKDLKSRHVQKNISYRNEHLRAYGENTAGNASAGDCNADSDDNMFILKRIMVERGISAYLSGLREKYFGEVFLNASSSLQGSSSPAEPDCVSKISQCNVYGFTNVNESFEESLSLEDVIFREKGLHGAAYEEGLNHIARYVESFESRSNEIWLVFRHEGVSLSKLLYTAEEVVTDADKEKSEHGKRVQILRPSRWWHWLRTTEAGQQEFRNIIWQLLKALKSCHDRNITHRDIKPENMVICFEEKDSGGCLRGSPDSDKNYTTKMRIIDFGSAVNDFTVKHLYGSVGPSSAEQTSEYAPPEAFLNVSWYRGPSSVTAKYDMWSVGVVILEFILGSPNVFQINSITQALLDQHLKGWNDSLKELAYKLRALMEMCILIPGISSKLRQNWGTNGQGSSSPVSWKCSEEYFSYQIQNRDPLKLGFPNVWALRLVRDLLRWDPEDRLGVDDALKHPYFSSASWKSTRGKV
- the LOC105163310 gene encoding probable inactive protein kinase At3g63330 isoform X2 — protein: MRIQVEGKHNFGCFYLSENLDVNDDYTFWVHKEDQGFVSDQSPALTGTDQFLWSGQLDLYNDQHICVHFGMHIDEDKDQCMNSDAFARFLGLLESIPFHNTGQNEHVTSDTRYILKKKFDRGAFGEVWLAFNWNCSQVGKDLKSRHVQKNISYRNEHLRAYGENTAGNASAGDCNADSDDNMFILKRIMVERGISAYLSGLREKYFGEVFLNASSSLQGSSSPAEPDCVSKISQCNVYGFTNVNESFEESLSLEDVIFREKGLHGAAYEEGLNHIARYVESFESRSNEIWLVFRHEGVSLSKLLYTAEEVVTDADKEKSEHGKRVQILRPSRWWHWLRTTEAGQQEFRNIIWQLLKALKSCHDRNITHRDIKPENMVICFEEKDSGGCLRGSPDSDKNYTTKMRIIDFGSAVNDFTVKHLYGSVGPSSAEQTSEYAPPEAFLNVSWYRGPSSVTAKYDMWSVGVVILEFILGSPNVFQINSITQALLDQHLKGWNDSLKELAYKLRALMEMCILIPGISSKLRQNWGTNGQGSSSPVSWKCSEEYFSYQIQNRDPLKLGFPNVWALRLVRDLLRWDPEDRLGVDDALKHPYFSSASWKSTRGKV
- the LOC105163310 gene encoding probable inactive protein kinase At3g63330 isoform X3, which codes for MRNPGSNLLEAIFRSGLVWLELTGNWLYQEQLETYILKVKASGSLEPFLKDRSYTARKVDYSAVGGQRQIDENSADDNTPVLMELQPHPDVAKFDRLLVEGKHNFGCFYLSENLDVNDDYTFWVHKEDQGFVSDQSPALTGTDQFLWSGQLDLYNDQHICVHFGMHIDEDKDQCMNSDAFARFLGLLESIPFHNTGQNEHVTSDTRYILKKKFDRGAFGEVWLAFNWNCSQVGKDLKSRHVQKNISYRNEHLRAYGENTAGNASAGDCNADSDDNMFILKRIMVERGISAYLSGLREKYFGEVFLNASSSLQGSSSPAEPDCVSKISQCNVYGFTNVNESFEESLSLEDVIFREKGLHGAAYEEGLNHIARYVESFESRSNEIWLVFRHEGVSLSKLLYTAEEVVTDADKEKSEHGKRVQILRPSRWWHWLRTTEAGQQEFRNIIWQLLKALKSCHDRNITHRDIKPENMVICFEEKDSGGCLRGSPDSDKNYTTKMRIIDFGSAVNDFTVKHLYGSVGPSSAEQTSEYAPPEAFLNVSWYRGPSSVTAKYDMWSVGVVILEFILGSPNVFQINSITQALLDQHLKGWNDSLKELAYKLRALMEMCILIPGISSKLRQNWGTNGQGSSSPVSWKCSEEYFSYQIQNRDPLKLGFPNVWALRLVRDLLRWDPEDRLGVDDALKHPYFSSASWKSTRGKV